The genomic stretch CTTTCTTCATTTTTCAGTTTATTTTGGTGACCAGTATTTTTTGGTTCATTAAGCAGTTTTCAATCTAACTATTTTCACACAAGGCACAAATGATAAGTTACTTAAAAGCAAACCAAATTTATTGCATGATActcctctaaccctaaccttatgtGTGCTTAAAAGATTTAGCAAATCTTTCATCTTATATCTCCTCTCTGGAAGCCATCAGTATACATTACTGATGGATGGATTCTTTGCAATGGATCATGTTGATTTCAAATGATAAACCCATCCCCTACCCTTTCCCCACTCATTAGATCTCTTCTGCTGCTTGTGGATATGGCTTCACCCTAATCGCTTCCTCCACAAAGGATGTGACCAAGCTGTGGGGAATGGGCCTCAATAAGGACTCCCAGCTAGGCTTTCAACGTACCCTGCACAGCCGCTGTAAGGCAAATAACTCATCTATGTATTGCAGAGATGAATAAAGCTATTAGCTATTGCTTCCTATCCGATGAGCAAAATATATGAGAGAGGGGATGAAATTGCATTAGCTTACTCTTCAAAGAAAGCTGTTGTTTATATATGGTCTTATATTTGTACACATGTTCCCTGACCTTcttcttctgcccccccccccccaagataagAGCTATGAATACATGCTGGAGCCATCCCCAGTGGCTCTACCTCTTGCTAAGCCCCAGAATACTAGAGTGGTGCAAGTGGCGTGTGGTCGGGCTCATTCCTTAGTGCTCACTGATCACGAGGGAGGTGAGATAATGTACACTTCAAGGATAGTTTCACTTTCTTTGAACCCAGTCCTTGGTAAAACTTTATCAAGCATCATTTTGAATCATAAAGAAAAAAATTGTAATGATCTCTTCAGAACTGATGTACAACAAGACTTGTACATCAAGCCGTACCACAATGTAAAACGATAAATCACTCTGTCAATTAGGTCTCTGTCAGTGGGATCTCCGATATCAAAATCATTTAATTTTGGGTTCAGTCTCATTGAAAACAGTGGAAAGTGGACAGTTGGAATACAAGCAGTGAAGAGATTAAAGCAGTCAGAAAGGCATTTGGTGAAATCGAAACCATATCAACAGAATAAAGTGTTCATACTCTCGAGGTAAAGTATTTACACAATATCTGATTTTTCACTCCAACTACCCATCTgtccctttttctctctcctacAAAGTCTTCAGTATGGGGAACAATGCTTATGGCCAGTGTGGGAGGAAGATTGTTGAAGATGAAGTCTACAGGTATTACTTGATGcaggtggcacacacacacacaaacacagtgccTCTGACTAAAGCTCAAGTCAGTGTGACATTTTCTTGCTTTACCGGAGCATGTTTTCATATTGTACATTCAAAGTGTGAAATTCGGTGTGCTGGAGGTTTATTACTTccccaaacttttttttctttttttttttttttgtgatcattAAATTTATTTCTACTGAATCCAGACGAAGTTGATGGTTTGATAAACAAAACTCAGAAATGTTAATCTAGTCTTCAAGTATCAATTTTGAAATCAGTTTGGGATGTCAAATAATGTGCAAGTGTTAATACTGCATGTAGGTGCTATAGGCTGCCTGTGAGTGGTGGTGGATGTAAATGCAATAAAGAAACGAGGGAGTGAAGGACAGGAGAGAAGAGGTGACTTTTTGTGGAGGCCTGTGTCCCTTTGTGACCAATTGGGTTTCCTCTTTCACCCTCATTTAGTGGCAGTCACATCATTCACAAGATCGAAGGCTTCAGCAGCAAGGTTACCCAGGTGGGTACAACCTCAGTATGAGTGGTGACGACAGACAACCTCATTGATTCATTAAAATGTGCCACATCATCTAAAGTATAGACATGACCTTGTGCTAAGCCCCGTGATGACTAGCAGTGATTTCTCTCTCATCAAGGTGGCTTGTGGACAGGACCACAGTCTTTTCCTCACTGAGACAGGCCAGGTGTATGCATGTGGTTGGGgcgcagatggacagacaggtcaGTGCTTGGAAAAAATGAAAGTGTTAATCAGTAGATATTATCCTTCAAGGCATTTTTGTGCAAATGTTGACATTGAGGTTAACCTGAATGAAACTGGTGAATTTAAAAAACATTGCAAAATGTTTAAACATCATAGCGATGTCTATGTTTTTCTTCTGAATGTTTTCTCTGGCGTATTCTCGTCATACTATAACGGATTTACTATGTAAGTGGCATGTCAGCCAGGTTCCTCTCCTGAGATGTAAGATTTGGTCAAGTCAAGAGTctgttttttgcttgtttttgtttttttttaaaatcaaactCACATAGGATGCATGCTTTTCTAACCATAGACATAAAGAAGTGCAAAACTTACTGTTAATAGCAAAACTCACTGCATCTCGCTGTGTACAAGGAGATTATACTTATTATAAACGCACCTAATTcacattttagttttttttttttttttaccttacatAAGTTCTTTTCAGTTTTGTTTAAAGGggcaccaggtaactttttggattttgatGTCTTTTATGTCAACTTTCACAAAGACAACTGAGGGGATTTCAAAGCATAGCACATTCATATACAAGCCATAGCTCAGAAGATTAtcatggaggaagaggagatatGTTCACAGACTTGTAAAGAAAAATTGCTATACTTATATGTGTGCTGAAGAGCAGTCCCTATATATTTCTCGTTGGAGTTTTTATGCCCATTGGCAAATGCATAGGAAAACCAAGGCTTCAAGGGAACTGATCTGAACTGTGATTGTGTCCCCCTTGGTCCTCACACTGTCCAACCAAAATGAGTTTGTTATTTCCAAGCAAAAATGTTACCTGGTATCACTTTAGCATTTGAATGGCAAAACTGCTAATGGCTCAGCATAGAAAAACTGAATCTAATTAAGTTTAAATCTTTAAATCCCAACTCATAGCTAGGTAGGATTAGGCTCCCTATGCCTGAGGCATTATAAGGTAACAGCAGTTATTTGGTGTGCCTAATATGTTTTGAGAGATCGCTAATTGACAAACTTTTTACAACCAGGTTTGGGACATCACAACATCAGCTCTAGGCCGGTAGAAGTGGGAGGAGAATTATCCGGAGTGGAGATTCAGCAGATCAGCACATATGGAGACTGTAGCCTGGCTGTTTCTAGAGATGGCAAGCTCTATGGTTGGGGTAACTCTGAGTACCGACAGctggcctcagtcactgacgctACTCAGGTGAGCAGGAATACACCAACAAGGGTGGATACTGGAATCGCATCATGCTATGCCAGAAATTTTCAAGTACTACAAAAACTGGGATGTGCCTCTTTTCCCCTGCATATCATTTCAGAATGCCAAAAATACTCGCAAGATGAGTGAATTAGCTTTAGAGGCTTTCACAACTTTTTCATCCAAGTCTCTTTTGCTGATTAGTTGGTATTCAGCAGTAGCAACTAGACATGTGTTGATGTATTTAAACTCTCAGGTCCCAATAAAACAGTCACTTTTCTACTCGAATGCATTGCCCCAGCTAGAAGAGTGCATTCAATGGAGTGCAGATCCCCACtaggtgtatctccccttcttcgGTGCTCGGACTTAGAAGAAAAAACAGCTAATGAGTTGGCACTCAAcactcaattgcggtataaaacaggtttttcaaagattTTTAATCACCACAACAACGAGAGGTCCTTTATCATAGTCATGACTGTGCACAGACATTAGGCTGACAGGCACAGTAGTATGTAAGATATGTAgtattagcagcagacagatagaTGCACACGGGGGCAGAAAAAACAgtatttttcctgccattataagacttaagCGCAGCGCCCAAatcaattgaatgggaaatatgtatgtatgtatatatatatatataaaaaaaaggttttagcatgctatgctcaagctaaaaaaaaaatctacctaataaaaacgttttgcccgtcagtctgtggatgcacagcgtCCGAGGCGGACCCTCGCAGGAATGCAACCAATTTGAACTTgcactttaaaaaaagaaaaggtttgctatgtgaccattttggtctaaccctaaccctgtcattagtttcataatataataaagttcGGTAAACCGTTTACAGTCgcgcatgtgcgactcacatctacggttgactcagattgggcagcaacaagaatatgcaacacttcctgtttttacTGCAACCTAGATGAAGTTGTTCCTTTTATAATTCACATTGTTTGGCTTATCAAAATTCttgtaataacttttgatcatgtcactgcCCGATTTGATTCAACCATGTGCATGCGCGACACAAATCTACGGTTGATTCAGATCGAGTagcgacagagagcagtgttggtcgagtgAATGAAGAGGGGGAGCGGCGATAACGATAACAAATGTTTTTCGAatattttgaatcaccgcaaccatgaggcGTTCTtcgtcatacagtcataactgttcaTAAAAAAAATTTAGGCTGATAGGGCCAGTggtttgcaagattagccgtggacagacagacatgcgaccaaacgcataatcccccCCAGGCTATCTGCCTGGTGGGATAAAAATTCTCTATATTTTCTGAGCATCTAAAAGTAGGATGGTCGCTACATATGGAAGTGTCTTTAGGGCTCTGCTGTAAACCccacctctctgtgtctctctgttctgaaTGTAGAGGCTGGGTTGGCTGCAAAATTTTGTCCCTCTTTAACTCGAGAGACAGCTCTGGTATACAAATATATAATAGTGTACAGGACTAACTAGTTCATATAAAAATGACAAGGAAATAAACAAATCTGTTGTCTATTGTTTAGAGGGCTGGGTccacagatagatagatcagtTGTTTTCAACTGTTAGGCTACGGTCACACATACGCGAATGCAGGCGAATGACCATCATCTGCCTAGGTGAAATTTGTATCTTCTCGTGCTGaaaattggcggcacggtggcccaatggttagcactgttgactcacagcaagaaggtcctgggttcgaaccccaggccatcccaggtcctttctgtgtggagtttgcatgttctccttgtgtctgcgtgggtttcttctgggtgctccagtttcctcccaccatcaaaaagaatgcatgttagggttaatactcctgtctgtgcccctgaccaaggcaatggaaagaagaacaggagttggtccccgggcgctgcagctgcccactgctcctatacaataggatgggttaaatgcagaaaacaaatttcattgtcacctacaatgacaaaataaagtggctttcttctttcttcttcttctgaatgTGGGCAGGGCAGGATGTGACACACACAgaaatcagtttgctggtttgtagtccctTTGAGTGGTTATGGTTGTTGGTCACACACGAGTGTTGGTGTTGGTTTTGTGACgggaaaatgtacactgaagtccagagaaagatgaataaatgttttcacgggggtgtccgggtagcgtagcggtctatttcgttgcctttcaacacagggatcgccggttcaaatccctgtgtttcctccagtttggtcaggtgtccctacagacacaattggctgtgtctgcgggtgggaagccggatttgggtatgtgtcctggtcgctgcactagtgcctcctttggtcaattggggtgcctgttcaggggggaggaactggggggaatagtgtgagcctcccacacgctacgtcaccctggcaaaactcctcactgtcaggtgagaagaagcggctggttactccacatgtatcacaggaggcatgtggtagtctgcagccctccccggcttggcagggggggtggagcagtgaccggaacgggttggggtaattggccaaatacaactgaggagaaaaggggggaaaattcccaAAAGAAAAAGTTTTCACTTGTCTCACTTGTATATGTTATCGTAGTTTCATAGACAAAAATGGAGGGAGAACATTGGTGtggtgtacaagttatatttATTAGCTAGGCGAAATATAATTTTCGtaaattttccatttatttacacTCAATGCCTGTCTCCtgactcactgccagccaggcatcaTCTCTCTTGGGCAGTTTGTAGTTTTTACGGGCAGTGTCATACAATACCGGCTGGTTAGGCACAGCAACAATAGaagtctcctccatcctggctcactaagaaaactacagccaagtggggtcaaccacacacttctttgctattgttTGAGTCTGCGGATTCGCCGGTCatagttcaccaaagttgaactccacgcgAAGCGAAGATGTAAATTAACTTCGCCACCGGAAACGAATGTTTTATTTGATGGTAGTGAACGGGAGTCGAAtattcgccaatgttaatttcgTGCATGTATGACTGTACCCTTATTCTGAAGCGACTAGGGCCTCCAAAGAAGCCACGGGGGGTGTGTTTTCTCACCTGACAACACCAATAGCCTAAAATAGGGAAGAAAAAATAGCTTTGGTCTACAGTCTTAATGGGTTCAGTTATTCATTGGTCATCTCTTCAGGTTGGTGAGATAATGCTTAGCAATGCTGTCAATGTACTATGCTTCCCATTGACAAAACTTAGAGGTCATTTGTCCACTGATTAGTTACCTAACAACTCTTAAGAGATGAAATGGTAAAACTTTTACCAAGGTTTATAGACATGCACCTAACAAATTGGTTTAGTATTTAGACTAAATACCGCAATGTGCATTGCGTGCACATCATTAAAAGTAACCTTTAGATAACGTTTTTTTGTGCTTTCATGCAGGTAATCGTTGACCTCATTTAATTCTTTTTAGATCAACTCCCCTAAATACCTTCCTTTGAAAGGGTGTGGAAAGGTGGTCCAGGCAGCTTGTGGGGGCACACAGGTGGCCATTCTCAATGGTCAGTCCAGTCAAATGAAATGTGACATTAATGTTTCAAAATATTACTCACACCACTCTGATAAAAAGAGAGTCCACCTTTTCATTTGTGAATATGTGTGAATGTCTTAATATAGCAAGAGTTACAACAGTCAGGACTCGCCTGTGTCAAAGAGAGAAGCTATTGAGCGACCCTACTTTCTGATGCAATGGTGGCATTTAAATTGATTTATGTAGAAATAAAGACTCATCTGATTCATATTTAATTGAAATATAATGAAATTAGATTTTAGCTGTAATGGTCAAACAAATGTCCTTGAAGACATTGTTTTGTCGATGTTGAAATTACTCTGCTTTGTTGGTTATATCACAGAAAGTTTGTGTTCACAAGTCATTAATGAATCGACAGAGATCACTGGATTCTGTTTCAGAGTGGATTTTCTTCTCTTTTTAAAATAATGTCCTTTTTCCCCTATGTAAAAAATCTTGTCAGAAAAAGGGGATGTGTTTGTATGGGGCTATGGCATTCTTGGAAAAGGCCCAAAGTTATCTGAATCCTCAACCCCCGAAATGATCCCCGCTTCGCTGTTCGGTCGCTCCGAGTTTAACCCCTCAGTGACAGTCAGGACCATCAGGTGTGGTCTCAACCATTTTGCTGCAGTCAATGGTGAGAATATTTTGTATATAACCTCTGTTGATTATCCTGCTTTTGCCCCTTTTTTTTGTATAGTGAGACCTACTTCCCAATTATTTTAACTGTCACTATCTTTTAACATGTACCTCAGTCAAACCTGTTTTTTGCGATGTCATCCTTTCATTGACCAAATGACCATGATTTATATATAACTTTAACTATAGTGATGGGTTTGTTTAAGTTATATTTTTTCATGTGGTGATTTGTTGTGTTAAAGAATTTTAGGTTGACTTAGGTAAGACGTCTTATGTAACGTTCTCTTTGAAGGAGTTAATGTCCTTTGTGTTTGTACTTAAGTTCATTTGTTTGTCTATGTGTCATGGACAATATGTTAATAAGTTATTACCAGTttgcatttttgttgttgttagatTTTAGTGGTCTGAAACATCATGGTCCCTGGCATTAAAGGGTCTACAAAAGACTTAATTAAACTTGCTAAAAGCAGCAGCTATCCTGACCCAAGACCCTTTAGGTTTTATGTTGTTCTTTGATCACGTGATTCCAGATCGAGGAGAACTCTTTGTGTGGGGCAAGAATGTGAGAGGCTGTTTGGGGACTGGAAAGAAAGATGACCAGTACTTCCCCTGGAGAGTAAGATAACAAATGTCCAAATACCCGCCAAGTACCTGTTAATAAAGACTGCCCACAGTGAAGGGCATTTCACATGCATGCTTCAATAATCTTTATCAAAATTTAATGTTTCAAGTCAAGAAAGTATGTTTTCAGTGCCGACAACAGTCTACATACCAATTCTAAATAGCTACGGGGGTTTGTTCTTGTGTTCTCCGTTTTATCAGGTGACTGTACCGGGGCACGTGGTGGATGTAGCATGTGGAGTTGACCACATGGTGGCGCTGGCGAAGTCTCTTATCTGAGCATCTCCTCGGCATGGACAAAGCCCGGATGTTTGTCTCAGTAACTCCTTGCAAAAGCACCAATGAGGAGTCGGCTCTGGCTGGTTTGGGGTCCTTGACAATCTCAGCCAGCTGCTCTCCACAGGCAATGGACCCTGCTGGCCCTCAATCCTCCACTGATCTCATTGAGTCTGCAGTCAGGAGGGTCATAGAGGCTTGGTTCACAGCCAGCTGTCACCAGCATTTACTGTGTGCAGAGACCGGCTAATCCCCCAACTACACTGGGTTGTGGAACCATCTGAGCCAACGGAAAATAATGTGGAGCTCAGTGGATCTACATTCATTTCAGACCTTTTTCAAGTGGAGAGGACAATGTTTTTACAACATCTAAAATTTGGATAGAGATTCTAATGTAGGCAAGTCCTTTTCATCTGTGCACAAACTGCATGTGCCATACAGTATGTCCGGTGCTGAGCTCAGAGTGCAAAGAAAAACCGCCTCTTTGGCTTATTTCTGAAAAAAATaattctaataaaaaaaaaaaatgtttgaaatTTACTTACTTCAAAGTGCATCCATAACACCCTCCCATACAgaaatagaaatatatatatatatatatagcaccccCCCCCTGGAAACCagcaatggtgtagataaaagtgctcaacaaatgaggagtggaatattaaggttattaagatatatatatatcttctatttAACCAGCTAAAAAGTCTTATTGAGGTTAAAATCTCTTTTCAAGGGGGACCTGGCCAGGAGAGCAGCATAAATATTTGTTACAACAATAAACATAAACAATACAAACAGACAAATGCAACTGTCACACACTACAAACCGATGAGCAGAATATCCAGCATGCAATACAAGGTCAAAGACAAACATCTCATTATGATGCATAGAGAATTCAGTGAAAATTTTAGGAACAATAACATTAACCAAGAGCACTATTTTATCAATCCTTTAAAATTGACTTAAATTCCCCCATAGTAATTAGCTCTGACAATTTCAGGTCCTTCTGTACAATATTCCAGGAAGAAAGGGCAGCATATTTAAAAGCTTTTTTGCCTAATTCTGTTCTAACTCTGGGGACCAACATCTGTAGAATATTGTGAGAGTGCAGGCGATATTGATTTTGGTttttatacacatatatacacagacGGGGAACTTGCCCAAGGAGAGGTTTGTATATAAAAGCTAACCAATACAAAAGTCTGCAGACATACAGAGATGGCCACTTGGAAGCAGCACACAGAGTACAATGGTGTACAAGATTGCTACAGCCAGTAATAAAACATAAAGCACAATGTTATACAGTGTCCCAACTTCTTTAGGCACTGGTCAGGTCCATTCATAAAGAGCAGGTTGCATAATCCAATAAAGGTGAAAAAGTTGCCGAAATCAAGTGATTTATTCCTAAAAAAGAAACTTAATTTTTCAGCTTGGAAACAAGGTTTTCAGTATGTGATTTGAATGTCAAGTTCTGATCAATAACAATACCTAAATGTTTATGTTGTGACCATTTCAATTTCAATTTCATTGTGCAGTTGAGATCTTAGGAATATGTCATGTTAAATCCGTCCATCCAACTCTTTGCCATTTGAAAATAGCATGAATTTGGATTTGTCTGCATTTTATACAAACAAGTTAAATGGGGCTGAACAACATCAAAGGCCAAACTGCGGAAATTCAAGGGTTTGTACTACTGAAGGGGATGTGCAATAGATAACTTATCTGGATAAAAATGGAATGCAGCATTTGATAAATTATCACAaagattatttattatttataataataaaCCACTGCTGTTCTCATATATATGAGAACAGCAGCGGTCCTAGTATGGAACTCTGGGGCACACCCTTTGATACAGGGAAGAGGAAGACCCAGCAAACTGGACACATTATGTTCTAGGTGATAAACAATTTGAAAACCCAACTTACAGCATGCCCAGATAAACCAATGTTGTTGAGTCTATCTACCAAGATGACATGGTCAGCTGGGTCAAAAGCCTTGAATAAATCAATAAGAAGAGCTGCACACGATTTTTTTGCAGTCCAGTGCCTCAATAGTCATTCACCACTTTAATAGCAGTGGTTGTTGTGCTGTTTTCTAAAGCCTGGCTGATGTCGTGATAGAATACCAGTTGTGTCTAAGAATTGTTTAAGTTGTTCACTGACTAACTTTTGGAGGACTTCAGCCAGAACACATAATTTAGAGATCAGATTGTAGTTATTAGCAACTGAGGGATCCCCTCTTTTCAGCAAAGGATCTGATCTGATTTACCCACAGCTCCGACAGTAACAAATCTGCCTATTCTCAATACTTGCCTAAATGTTGCTGTAGGAAACAATGGGTGTGTCAGGTGAAACAGGGATGCATGTCCCATGAAGCTGATACCCAGCCAGCACTAACTGGTGGCACACCTCAACACTGACAGGCCATTACAGTCAGCTCCTACAAGGTAAGCTTTGCAAAGATGGATGCAGATGGAAGATTTTTAGATGGACCTTTCATTGCATTACTTTTAAAAACTTGGATTTCAGTTGACAGGAGCTGAGAGGTTTAACACCAAGCATCAAAATAGTAATGTCCCTTTATTACATAGCTTTTTGACAAAGAAGTGACAGTCACAATTTAAAGAAGCACTAAAATGGTAAAATGTATGGTTTGTCACCAATGCTGAATTGACTTTGCATAAAGGGTCGCCATTGCTGAAATGGCC from Lampris incognitus isolate fLamInc1 chromosome 8, fLamInc1.hap2, whole genome shotgun sequence encodes the following:
- the rcc1l gene encoding RCC1-like G exchanging factor-like protein isoform X1; its protein translation is MALPLVRLLTRQRRTAFVACGNATLSSVPRQQEKNKDGPVFQYVGKHRKKNHKVFVWGFSFTGALGIPSFVVPDSGRKKPRKYQLTPYSLEIEDKISSAACGYGFTLIASSTKDVTKLWGMGLNKDSQLGFQRTLHSRYKSYEYMLEPSPVALPLAKPQNTRVVQVACGRAHSLVLTDHEGVFSMGNNAYGQCGRKIVEDEVYSGSHIIHKIEGFSSKVTQVACGQDHSLFLTETGQVYACGWGADGQTGLGHHNISSRPVEVGGELSGVEIQQISTYGDCSLAVSRDGKLYGWGNSEYRQLASVTDATQINSPKYLPLKGCGKVVQAACGGTQVAILNEKGDVFVWGYGILGKGPKLSESSTPEMIPASLFGRSEFNPSVTVRTIRCGLNHFAAVNDRGELFVWGKNVRGCLGTGKKDDQYFPWRVTVPGHVVDVACGVDHMVALAKSLI
- the rcc1l gene encoding RCC1-like G exchanging factor-like protein isoform X2, producing the protein MALPLVRLLTRQRRTAFVACGNATLSSVPRQQEKNKDGPVFQYVGKHRKKNHKVFVWGFSFTGALGIPSFVVPDSGRKKPRKYQLTPYSLEIEDKISSAACGYGFTLIASSTKDVTKLWGMGLNKDSQLGFQRTLHSRFFSMGNNAYGQCGRKIVEDEVYSGSHIIHKIEGFSSKVTQVACGQDHSLFLTETGQVYACGWGADGQTGLGHHNISSRPVEVGGELSGVEIQQISTYGDCSLAVSRDGKLYGWGNSEYRQLASVTDATQINSPKYLPLKGCGKVVQAACGGTQVAILNEKGDVFVWGYGILGKGPKLSESSTPEMIPASLFGRSEFNPSVTVRTIRCGLNHFAAVNDRGELFVWGKNVRGCLGTGKKDDQYFPWRVTVPGHVVDVACGVDHMVALAKSLI